GGCGGGCCCTTCCGCACGTTCCGGACCGCGCTCGACCCGCCCGGGAGCGGTTCGGCCGGAGGCCGGTAGGGTGCCGACGAGGAGGTGCCGTGAACGAGGAAGCCCGGGACGACGACCTGGCCTACGAAGCCGCCGTCGAGCGGGCCGAGCGCGCGGCGCGGTTCGGCCTCGGGGTGAGCGCCGGGGTCGCCGTGCTGGTCGTCGGCTTCGTGGCCCTGGCGGTCCTGCTCGGCTTCGCGGTGGTGCTGGGCGGTGTCTACCTCCTCGCGCGCCGGTAGCCGCCCCGGTCTCCGTCACCGGCCCGGAGCGGGGCGGGACCGGTTCCCGGCGTCTGCGACACTGGAACAACCATGCCTAAGCCCGGAGAACAACACCGGGCACATGCGAAAAGGCCCCTCCACCAGCAGGTTTTCCACTGGTGGAGGGGCCTTTCGCATGCCTTGGGCCGTGTTCGGGCCGTCAGGTTGTCGGGTCGTCCCACTGGAAGAGGCGGTCGACGACCTTCCGGGCGCGCTCCTGGCTGTTGGGCATGAGGTGCGCGTACACCCGGAGCGTCAGGGCCGGATCGGCATGGCCCAGGTAGTCACTCACCGCCCGGATGCTCTCCCCGGAGTCCAGCAGCACGGAGGCGTAGAAGTGCCTCAGGGCGTGCATCCCGTGCTCGCGGGCGGACGCGTAGGACTCACCGGGGCCCGGCGTCGGGATGAGCCCCGCGGTGGCCAAGGCGGGCTTCCAGTCCTGGAGGTTGAAGTTGCTCTTCCAGACCAGGCCGCCGGCGGTGTTGCTGAACAGCAGGCGGTAGGTCACCTTCGGCCCGTCCGGGGTCTTCCACGGCAGCGTGATCGGCACGGGCTTGCACGCGTCCATGTGAGCCCGGAGGGCGGCGGCCACCGAGTCGGGGAGCGGGACGTCGCGCTCCTTGTTGCACTTCGGCGGGGCGAACACGGCCTTGCCTCGGATGAGCTTCACCTGCCGGAGCACCCGAACCGTCCTCGTCTCGAAGTCGAGAGCGTCATCCTCGGCCAGGCCGATGATCTCGCCCTGTCGTAGACCGCACCCAGCACCCAGATCGGCCATCGCCCGGTACCGCTCCGCCAGGGCGCCGCGCACCGCGAACACCTGCTCCGGGAGCCAGGGCACGATCCGGCGGGCCTCGGCGGACGGGGGCCGGACTGACGCGGCACCGCACGGGTTCCTGTTCAGGAGACCGTCGTCCACGGCCGCCGACAGCACGGCCCGGACGTCCGAGTAGATGTTCCGGGCGTACCCGCCGGAGATCGGGCTCTGCTCCAGCTCCTTCACCAGCTCCTGGATGTGCGACGGCCGGAACGAGTCCAGGGGCCGGCGGCCGATCCGGGGGAAAGCGTGCAGCCGCAGCCTGGTCTCCACCAGGACCTGACTGGCGGGGTCCGTGGTTTGAGCCTTGAGCCACCGCTCCGCGAATTGCTGGAACGTCGTCCGGGCGGCCTTCGGGTCGATGTACTGGCCACGCGACATGTCGGCCTCGATCTGCCTCAGCCAGTCCTCGGCCAGGCGCTTCTGGCGGTCGGGGAAGCTCTTGGACTTCTCGGTGCCGTCGGGGGCGACGTAGCGGGCGCGGTAGCGCAGGCCAATGCCGTGCCGGTCGGTCTTAACCCGCTGGGGCTTGCCGGTGGGGCCGGGCTCGGTCTTGAACCAGCGGTCCTGGATGTGTCCGGCCATCAGGCAGCCACTTCCTCGGTCAGGGTCTCGATCCAGGCGTGCACCTTGGCGGGGTCGTAGCGCAGGTGCCGGCCGACGCGGAAGCCGGGCGGGCCGGTGCGCTTGCGCCGCCACTGGTAGACGGTCTCCACCGGGATGCCCAGCAGCGCGGCCAGGTCGATGGGGGTCAGGTAGCGGTCGGGCAGTGCCCCCCTCACAGCCATGCGTCGTTCTCCTCTCGCGCGAGTTGCGCGTGCATCTCCTGTCGGTCGGTGGTGCGGCGTTCGTGCAGCTCGGCGGCGATCGAGGCGGCGAGCATGGACTCGCCCGGGGAGTTGCCCGCCCCGGCGAAGGCCCAGTGGGCGACGATCAGGGTTTCGGCTTCGGGCAGGTCGTCCAGGTCCGGGAGTCCCTGGGCGAGGAGGCGTTCGCGGAGGTCGGTGCGGGCCTGCTCGGCGCGGAAGTCGGCCCGGACCTGGCGCAGGGCGCCGAGCGTGGTGGAGTAGGTGGGCGACTTGCTGGAGAAGTGGCCCCGGAAGCCGAGCATGTGCGACCAGTGGGCGAGCAGCCGATCCGGGTAGGCCGCATCGAGGTCCCAGCAGGCTTCGATCAACCGCCTTGTGTGGGGCGGGAGTTGGTGGCGGTCGAGTTCGTGGCGTTCCAGGATGCGGCGGTCGACGGTCTCGGTGGTCT
This is a stretch of genomic DNA from Kitasatospora fiedleri. It encodes these proteins:
- a CDS encoding tyrosine-type recombinase/integrase: MAGHIQDRWFKTEPGPTGKPQRVKTDRHGIGLRYRARYVAPDGTEKSKSFPDRQKRLAEDWLRQIEADMSRGQYIDPKAARTTFQQFAERWLKAQTTDPASQVLVETRLRLHAFPRIGRRPLDSFRPSHIQELVKELEQSPISGGYARNIYSDVRAVLSAAVDDGLLNRNPCGAASVRPPSAEARRIVPWLPEQVFAVRGALAERYRAMADLGAGCGLRQGEIIGLAEDDALDFETRTVRVLRQVKLIRGKAVFAPPKCNKERDVPLPDSVAAALRAHMDACKPVPITLPWKTPDGPKVTYRLLFSNTAGGLVWKSNFNLQDWKPALATAGLIPTPGPGESYASAREHGMHALRHFYASVLLDSGESIRAVSDYLGHADPALTLRVYAHLMPNSQERARKVVDRLFQWDDPTT
- a CDS encoding helix-turn-helix transcriptional regulator → MAVRGALPDRYLTPIDLAALLGIPVETVYQWRRKRTGPPGFRVGRHLRYDPAKVHAWIETLTEEVAA